The Streptomyces durmitorensis genome contains the following window.
TCCGCCGCGTTCGTCCTCACACGCCGGACGGGCTGAAAATCCCATGCCGGGCGGCCGGAGATCCGCCGCCGGACGGGTTGGAGGTCCGTTCCGTTACCCCGCCAAGTACCTGACCTGGTCCCACAGCGCCGGATCCACGATCCCCGCCCGCCTGCGGAACTCCCACACCGGAACGTCCCGCAGCTCGTCCGTCTCCAGGAAGCTGGGCCGCCCCCGCGCGTCGCCCACGGAACCGGGCGGCAACGGGATCACCCCGGCCCGCTCGTCGTGGTACTTGCTGGTGATCTTCGCGACGACCGCGCTCTCGCCCCGCACCGAAAGCACGAGACAGGGCCGGTCCTTCTCGCCGGGACCGTCCTCGTAGGGCACTTTCGCCCACCAGATCTCCGCCGGTTTGGGCGCGGGGAGCCTGCGCCGAGGCCCGCGCGGACGGCCCGGCGGCCGGGTGGTCCGACCGCGGGGTCCGCGGTCGCCGCGCCCCCGGCCGTCCACCACCGCGGCGACCAACGCGAGCACCACCACAGCGGCCAGGGCGAGCCACCACGACGTATCCATACCGCAGACGGTACCGGCGCGCACCCCGCCCCGCGCGCCCCCCGAACCGGTGACACCGCAGGTGAGTTCTCCCACAACGGCCCACGACGGAGGAGCGACCGGACCTTTTGCGCCTTACGCTCGACGGATCGCAGAACTCCTCGAAGAGCCTGACGCAGGCCTCTTCGCGAGCCCCCGCAAGGCCCCCGCACAACCCCCGTTTCGCCCCCGGAGGTTTCCGCTCCATGAAGCTCACCGTCGTCGGCTGCTCGGGGTCGTTTCCGTCCGCGGACTCGGCCTGTTCGAGCTACCTCGTCGAGGCCGACGGCTTCCGGCTGCTTCTCGACATGGGCAATGGTGCCCTCGGCGAGCTGCAGCGCCATGTCGGTCTCTACGACATCGACGCGATTTTCCTCAGCCATCTCCACGCCGATCACTGCATCGACATGTGCGCCTATTTCGTGGCGCGCTACTACCGGCACGACGGCGGCCGCTGCGCCCCCATCCCGGTCTACGGACCCGAGGGCACCGAACAGCGCCTCACGACCGCATACGCCGACACCCCGTCGGCCTCCTCGATGAGCGAGGTCTTCGACTTCCACACCGTCAAGCCGGCCTCGTTCGACATCGGCCCCTTCTCGGTCCGCACGGAGAAGATGCGCCACCCCGTCGAGGCGTACGCCATCCGCGTCGAGCACGGGGGCAAGTCCCTCACGTACTCGGGAGACACCGGCGTGAGCGGCGCGCTCGACGAACTGGCCGCCGACACCGACCTGTTCCTCTGCGAGGCGGCTTTCACCGCCGGCAAGGAGAACATCCCCGACCTGCACCTCAACGGCCGTGAGGCGGGCGAGTCCGCCCGGCGCGCCAAGGCGGCGCGCCTTGTCCTCACCCACATCCCGCCGTGGACCGACCCCCAGGTGAACCTGGCGGACGCACGGACGGCGTACGAAGGACCGGTCGAACTCGCGGCGCCCGGCCGGAGCTACGAGATCTGACGATCCAGCGGTCTAGCGCCTGGTCCCGCGGCCGCCGAGCGCCATCCTGTTCCAGGTGTGGCGGCGGCCGCGGATCGCGACCGAGTAGGCGTACATGACCTCCGGGTCGCACATGCCCGGCAGGTAGGAGTCCCCGAAGTGGTGCGCGTCGACGCCCACTTCCTTCGCGTTCAGGGCCAGCTGCGGCACGACGTTCGCGTGGCTGCCCTCCTGGCTGGTGCCGATCGCCCCCATCACGACCGCCCCCGCGTCCTGCACCGCGGCCACGGCCTCGGCAGCCAGCTCCTTGGTGACGCCCGGCAGCGTCCCGGGCAGCGGCATGACGACTCCGTCCGCGCCCGCGTCCACGAGCGAGGTGAGCCGGGCGGCTGTGACCCGCTCCGGGTGACCCGCGTGGTGCATCTTGCCGCTCCAGAGCGCGACATCGTCACCGAGGCCCTGCCGCAGCTCCTCCGTGACCCGCGCAAGACCCTCGTACGAACCGCCCGTCCCCGGATTCGCCGTCAGACAGAGCATCGCCGCACCCATGTCGATCAGCCGTCGCGCGTACTCGGGCTTGGCACGGCGGATCTCGGGGACGTCGCCGGGCTCCAGATTGATGCCGACCGGCCGTCCGATGAAGGCGGCGAGCTCGGCGATGGACGTGAACGTGCCAAGGCCCGGCAGGTCGAGCCGCTCGCCGTCCCAGGCCCGCTCGATCAGGTTCAGTACGACGATGTCGGCGCCGAAGGCCGCGACGAGCTCGGCGTTGTGCACACCGGGCATGCCGGGCATCGGCACGAGGGCCGCCCGGTCGGCGAACACCTCGCCGACCATGGTGCGGCCCTCGGCGGCGGCGACCGACGCGGTCAGGGCGCGGCCGCGGAGGGCGGAGAGGTGGTCGCGGTCGAGGTCGAGGATGCGGGGGGTCGTCATATCTCCGACGGTATGCGGACGAGACGGATAAAGCCCCGCACCGTTGGTCTCAACGGTGCGGGGCTTTGGTCCTGGAGTGAGGCTGAGTGCTACTTCGCCTCGGCCTTCTGGAGCTCGGCGAGCTCCTCGTCGGACTCGCGGCCCGGCGTCGGGATGTTCCACTTGAGGATCGCGAAGCGGAAGATCGCGTAGTAGACCACCGCGAAGCAGAGGCCGACGAGCACGAGCATCCAGGGCTTGGTCGCGATGCCCAGGTTGAGGAAGAAGTCGATCGCACCGGCCGAGAAGCCGAAGCCGTCCTTCATGCCGAGCGCCCAGGTCAGCGCCATGGAGACACCGGTGAGGACCGCGTGGATCGCGTACAGGACCGGGGCGATGAACATGAACGTGAACTCGATCGGCTCGGTCACGCCGGTGACGAACGCGGTGAGCGCGAGGGAGAACATCATGCCGCCGACGACCTTGCGGCGCTCGGGGCGCGCGCAGTGGACGATCGCGAGGCAGGCCGCGGGGAGGGCGAACATCATGATCGGGAAGAAGCCGGTCATGAACTGTCCGGCGGACGGGTCGCCCTGGAGGAAGCGGGCGATGTCGCCGCTCTTGCCCTCGTACGAACCGGCCTGGAACCACGGGAAGGAGTTCAGGAGGTGGTGCATGCCGACGGGGATCAGTGCACGGTTGACGACACCGAAGATGCCCGCGCCGACCGCGCCCGAACCGACAAGCCACTCACCGAAGTTGTGCAGACCCGTGCCGAGGACCGGCCAGATGTAGCCGAAGATGATGCCGATGAACAGACCCGCGAAGGCGGAGAGGATCGGGACCAGGCGGCGGCCACCGAAGAAGCCCGCCCAGTCGGGCAGCTTCGTCCGGTAGAACTTCTGGTAGAGCAGGGCCACGACTATGCCCATGACCACGCCGCCGAGGACCTTGGCGTCCACGGGCGCGTCCACCATGACGACCTTGCCGTCGACGGCGGTGGCGACCTTCGGCAGGTTCTTGTCCGTGAAGGTGCCGAGCACCTTCTGGAAGACCAGGTAGCCGGTGACGGCCGCGAGAGCGGTCGAGCCGTCCGACTTCTTGGCGAAGCCGATCGCGATGCCGACGGCGAACAGGAGCGCCATGTTGTCGATGATCGCGCTGCCGCCGGCCGCCATGAAGGTGGCGATCTTGGTGATGAACTCGGGGAAGGACTCGCGGCCCAGCATGTCGGGCTGGCCGAGGCGGATGAGCAGGGCGCCTGCCGGCAGCACGGCGACCGGCAGCATGAGGCTGCGGCCGATGCGCTGCATGACAGCCATCGCGCCTGCGCCCTTCTTCTTGTCGGCCGCGGGGGCGGCACTGGCCGTGGACACAACTTCCTCCAGTGGGCAAGGCGCCGCCAAGGACATGGAAGAGGGGGACGGCGGCGTCTCCGGGGGTCCCGCGGCGAGAGCCGCGTGGTCTACACCAATTAGTGGTGTAGACCTGTTGTAGCACGGTGAAGGTGACGTAAGGAACCCACGAGTTTTGTGGGGTCGGCCATAACGCGAAATGAACGGCAAAAGACCCCCGGACCCGAGGTCCGAGGGCCTTCCGTATGCGGCTGTGTGCGGGGGCGCAGACTCAGCCCCTGCTGGAGCTATGCCTTGGTCTGCTCCGCGTCCAGTGCTTCCGCTTCCTCTTCCGGTTCTCGTCCCGGCGTATGCAGGTCGAACTTGCGGATCACGAAGCTGAACAGGACGTAGTACACCGCCGCGAAGACGAGCCCGATCGGGATGATCAGCCAGGGTTTGGTCGCCAGGCTCCAGTTGATGACGTAGTCGATCAGACCCGCCGAGAAGCTGAAGCCGTCCTTGACCCCCAGGCCCCACGTCACCGCCATCGAGACGCCGGTGAGGACCGCGTGGATCGCGTACAGGGCCGGGGCGATGAACAGGAACGAGTACTCGATCGGTTCGGTGATGCCGGTGACGAACGACGTCAGGCCGACCGACAGCATCAGCCCGCCGACCACCTTGCGGCGCTCGGGGCGGGCCGCGTGCGTGATCGCCAGGGCCGCCGCCGGGAGCGCGAACATCATGATCGGGAAGAAGCCCGACGTGAACTGACCCGCCGTCGGGTCGCCCGCGAGGAAGCGGTTGATGTCACCGTGGACGATCGTGCCGTCCGGCTTGGTGAAGTCGCCGAACTGGAACCAGACGAACGTGTTCAGGAACTGGTGCAGGCCGATCGTGAGCAGTGCGCGGTTGGCCACGCCGAAGATTCCGGAGCCCAGCCAGCCGAGGTCCACGAGCCACTTGGAGAAGCTGGTCAGGGCGTCACCGACGGGCGGCCAGATCCACACGCACAGACCCGCGAAGACCAGGCCGACGAAGGCCATGATGATCGGCACGAGGCGGCGGCCGTTGAAGAAGCCGAGCCAGTCGACCAGCTTCACGCGGTGGTAGCGCTGCCAGAACCAGGCGGAGAGCAGGCCCATCACGATGCCGCCGAAGACCCCTGGGTTCTGGTACGGGGCCTGTGCGACCGTTCCGTCCTCCGCCACGCAGACGCCGCCCCACATCCCCGCGCCGCCGAAGGTGGTGTCCGTGGGGCAGTCGTCGGGGAAGGCGCGCAGGACCGCGTAGTAGACGAGGAAACCGGCGACCGCCGCGAGGGCGGTGGAGCCGTCCGACTTCTTGGCCATGCCGATCGCGACACCGATGCAGAACAGCAGGGGCAGGCCGAGGGTGGAGTCCAGGAGCGAACCGCCCGCCGCAGCGAAGACCTTGGCTACGTTGTCCCAGCCGAGGCCGTCGGCGCCGAAGACGTCCGGCTGGCCGAGGCGGTTGAGGATACCGGCGGCAGGCAGGACGGCGATGGGGAGCTGGAGGCTGCGGCCCATCTTCTGCAGGCCCTGGAAGAGACCGCTCCACCACTTCTTCTGCGGCACCGCTGCTGCTTCGGAACTCATCGGCGTCCCCTCCGGAACAAGCCAGGTTTGGCGGTCGTTGAAAACTGGTGTAGACCAGTTGCGGAACGGGTGCGGTGCCGTCCCCACAGAGATGGCGCCTTGATCGTCATCATTGGGTACGAGTGACGTAACCGCCCGCGAAGATGCTCCAACCGTGCGTTACCGTGACAAAGCGGACCTACGGTGTGGTGAGGCCGCGTCCTTTAGGAACAGGGAGAACACCATGGCCAGCAAGGCTGAGAAGATCGTTGCCGGGCTCGGCGGCATCGACAACATCGAAGAGGTCGAGGGCTGCATCACCCGCCTCCGCACCGAGGTTCACGACCCGAGCAAGGTCGACGACGCCGCGCTGAAGGCCGCAGGCGCCCACGGCGTCGTCAAGATGGGCACCGCGATCCAGGTCGTCATCGGCACCGACGCCGACCCGATCGCCGCGGACATCGAAGACATGATGTGAGCCGCTGAACGCACCGGTGAGGGACCCTGCCCGGCAACGGGGAAGGGTCCCTCACCCATGCGGCGGGGACGGGCCACTCACCCAGGTGCCGATAGGCTCAGCCGCATGTCCTCACAGCCCCGCATCGACGGCCGCACCCCCGAACAGCTCCGCCCGATCACCATCGAACGCGGCTGGAGCAAGCACGCCGAGGGTTCGGTCCTCATCTCCTTCGGAGACACCAAGGTCTTCTGCACCGCCTCCGTCACCGAGGGCGTCCCGCGCTGGCGCAAGGGCAGCGGCGAAGGCTGGGTCACCGCCGAGTACTCGATGCTGCCGCGCTCCACCAACACCCGCGGCGACCGCGAATCCGTACGCGGCAAGATCGGCGGCCGCACACACGAGATCTCCCGCCTCATCGGCCGCAGCCTGCGCGCCGTCATCGACTACAAGGCGCTCGGCGAGAACACCATCGTCCTCGACTGCGACGTCCTCCAGGCCGACGGCGGCACCCGCACCGCCGCCATCACCGGCGCGTACGTGGCCCTCGCCGACGCCGTCGCCTGGGCCCAGGGCAAGAAGCTCATCAAGGCCGGCCGCAAGCCCCTGACCGACACCGTCTCCGCCGTCTCCGTCGGCATCGTCGGCGGCGTCCCGCTCCTCGACCTGCGCTACGAGGAGGACGTGAAGGCCGACACCGACATGAACGTCGTCTGCACCGGCGACGGCCGCTTCGTCGAGGTCCAGGGCACCGCCGAGGCCGAGCCCTTCGACCGCAAGGAGCTCAATGCCCTGCTCGACCTCGCGGTCGGCGGCTGCGAGGACCTGGCCGCGTTCCAGCGCCAGGCCTTGGAATCCACGGTCCAGAACGGCTGAATTACGCCGTCTGCGCCGCCAGTTGAACAGGCGGCCGATCAACCACCAGCCACCCCAAGGGCGTTGTTACGAATACGACGGGCGCGCGGACAGGCCGCGCGCCCGGCCGCTCGCCGGGGAGGGCTTCATCCATGGCCGCGCGTCACCACCGTCTCGTCACCGCCACCGCCATCACCCTGCTCGTCGTCCCAGGAGTGCTCGGCCTCGCCGCCTGCGACCCGAAGGACGCCGTGGACTGCGTACGCGCGGCCGACGCGGTCTCCGACAGCGCCGACGCGATGCGCAAGGCCGCCCAGGAGGCGGCCCTCTACCCCGACAAGGCCGACGACTCCTTCGACAACATCGAGTCCGACCTCGACGAGATCCGCGACAAGAACGACGACGAGGACGTGCGCGAGGCCGTCGACAAGATGAAGGAAGCCGTCGACAACGTCGAGGCAGCGGTCGACGGCGGCGACAAGACACCCGACCTGCGCCCCGTCCTGGACGCGGGCGGCAACGTCACCAAGGCCTGCACCCCGTAAGGACACCGGCGCACGCGGGCCCGATTCCGGAGGCTCGCCCCGCTCTGCCCCGCTTCTCCTCGACCAAGCCGAGCCACCCGACAAGCAACCATCAGCCCCCTTGAGGGCGTTCTAACGAGTACGGGCGCGCGGGCCAAGCCGTGTGCCCGTCCGTACCCCTGGGGAGGGACCGAACCATGGCCGCGCGCCACCGCCGTATCGCCACCGCAGTAACCGCCGTCCTGCTCGCCGTGCCGGCGGGCATCGGCCTTGTCGGTTGCGACGCCGTCAACAAGGCGCTCGACTGCGTCCAGACCGCCGACGCCATCGCCGACAGCGTCACCGACCTCCAGCAGGCCGTCGAGAAGGCGGGGGACGACCCCACGCAGGCGGACGAGGCACTCGACAAGATCGACAAGAACATCGACGAGATCGGCGACAAGACCGACAACACCGACGTGAACAAGGCGGTCGACGACCTCGACAAGGCCGTCGCCAACGTCCGCACGTCCATCGACAACGGCGACGCGACCCCCGACCTCAGTGGGATCACGGACGCGGCAGGCGAACTGACGAAGGTCTGCACGCCGTAGCACCCGGGGCAGGGCCACAGCACCCGGGGCAAGGACGCAGCACCCGGGGCAGGCCGGATACTGGTGGGCATGACCCGCCTCATCCTCGCCACCCGCAACAACGGCAAGATCACGGAACTCAAGGCGATCCTCGCCGACGCAGGCCTCACCCATGACCTCGTCGGCGCGGACGCCTACCCCGAGATCCCCGACGTCAGGGAAACCGGCGTCACCTTCGCAGAGAACGCCCTCCTCAAGGCCCACGCCCTCGCCCAGGCC
Protein-coding sequences here:
- a CDS encoding type II toxin-antitoxin system PemK/MazF family toxin; this encodes MDTSWWLALAAVVVLALVAAVVDGRGRGDRGPRGRTTRPPGRPRGPRRRLPAPKPAEIWWAKVPYEDGPGEKDRPCLVLSVRGESAVVAKITSKYHDERAGVIPLPPGSVGDARGRPSFLETDELRDVPVWEFRRRAGIVDPALWDQVRYLAG
- a CDS encoding MBL fold metallo-hydrolase, with the protein product MKLTVVGCSGSFPSADSACSSYLVEADGFRLLLDMGNGALGELQRHVGLYDIDAIFLSHLHADHCIDMCAYFVARYYRHDGGRCAPIPVYGPEGTEQRLTTAYADTPSASSMSEVFDFHTVKPASFDIGPFSVRTEKMRHPVEAYAIRVEHGGKSLTYSGDTGVSGALDELAADTDLFLCEAAFTAGKENIPDLHLNGREAGESARRAKAARLVLTHIPPWTDPQVNLADARTAYEGPVELAAPGRSYEI
- a CDS encoding PTS transporter subunit EIIC — encoded protein: MSTASAAPAADKKKGAGAMAVMQRIGRSLMLPVAVLPAGALLIRLGQPDMLGRESFPEFITKIATFMAAGGSAIIDNMALLFAVGIAIGFAKKSDGSTALAAVTGYLVFQKVLGTFTDKNLPKVATAVDGKVVMVDAPVDAKVLGGVVMGIVVALLYQKFYRTKLPDWAGFFGGRRLVPILSAFAGLFIGIIFGYIWPVLGTGLHNFGEWLVGSGAVGAGIFGVVNRALIPVGMHHLLNSFPWFQAGSYEGKSGDIARFLQGDPSAGQFMTGFFPIMMFALPAACLAIVHCARPERRKVVGGMMFSLALTAFVTGVTEPIEFTFMFIAPVLYAIHAVLTGVSMALTWALGMKDGFGFSAGAIDFFLNLGIATKPWMLVLVGLCFAVVYYAIFRFAILKWNIPTPGRESDEELAELQKAEAK
- a CDS encoding PTS transporter subunit EIIC; translation: MSSEAAAVPQKKWWSGLFQGLQKMGRSLQLPIAVLPAAGILNRLGQPDVFGADGLGWDNVAKVFAAAGGSLLDSTLGLPLLFCIGVAIGMAKKSDGSTALAAVAGFLVYYAVLRAFPDDCPTDTTFGGAGMWGGVCVAEDGTVAQAPYQNPGVFGGIVMGLLSAWFWQRYHRVKLVDWLGFFNGRRLVPIIMAFVGLVFAGLCVWIWPPVGDALTSFSKWLVDLGWLGSGIFGVANRALLTIGLHQFLNTFVWFQFGDFTKPDGTIVHGDINRFLAGDPTAGQFTSGFFPIMMFALPAAALAITHAARPERRKVVGGLMLSVGLTSFVTGITEPIEYSFLFIAPALYAIHAVLTGVSMAVTWGLGVKDGFSFSAGLIDYVINWSLATKPWLIIPIGLVFAAVYYVLFSFVIRKFDLHTPGREPEEEAEALDAEQTKA
- a CDS encoding glucose PTS transporter subunit EIIB; its protein translation is MASKAEKIVAGLGGIDNIEEVEGCITRLRTEVHDPSKVDDAALKAAGAHGVVKMGTAIQVVIGTDADPIAADIEDMM
- the rph gene encoding ribonuclease PH is translated as MSSQPRIDGRTPEQLRPITIERGWSKHAEGSVLISFGDTKVFCTASVTEGVPRWRKGSGEGWVTAEYSMLPRSTNTRGDRESVRGKIGGRTHEISRLIGRSLRAVIDYKALGENTIVLDCDVLQADGGTRTAAITGAYVALADAVAWAQGKKLIKAGRKPLTDTVSAVSVGIVGGVPLLDLRYEEDVKADTDMNVVCTGDGRFVEVQGTAEAEPFDRKELNALLDLAVGGCEDLAAFQRQALESTVQNG